The Streptomyces tubercidicus DNA segment TCCTGGATCTCGGCGACCCGGGTGTCGAGGTTCACGCTCTTGCCCTCGACCTCGGCCAGCACCTCCTTGGCGCGGGTGACCTTGCCGGCCGAGATCAGGTAGCGCGGCGACTCGGGGATCGCGAAGGAGAGCAGACCGTAGAGGACGGCCGGGACGACCATCACGCCGAGCATCCACTGCCAGGCCTCCAGGCCGGCGAGGGTGCCGCGCTGGTTGCCGTCGGCGAGGTTGAGGATGCCCCAGTTGACGAGCTGTGAGACGGCGATACCGACGACGATCGCGGCCTGCTGGAACGAGCCGAGGCGGCCGCGGTAGGCGGACGGCGAGACCTCGGCGATGTAGGCCGGGCCGATGACCGAGGCCATACCGATGGCGAAGCCGCCGATGATCCGCCAGAAGGCGAGGTCCCAGAGGGAGAACGGCAGAGCGGAGCCGACGGCGCTGATGGTGAACAGCACCGAGGCGATCTGCATCACGCGGATACGGCCGATGCGGTCCGCGATCCGGCCCGCGGTGGCGGCGCCGATGGCGCAGCCGATCAGCGCGACGGCGATCACCTGGGCCAGTACGGCGGATCCGACGTCGTAACGGCTGCGGATCGCCTCGACGGCACCATTGATGACGGAACTGTCATAGCCGAAGAGAAAGCCGCCCATCGCGGCAGCCGCGGTGATGAAGATGACATGGCCGAGATGGTCGGGATGGGCCTTGCGGCCTTCCGGAACCGTCGGCTGCGCGGTGCTGGTCAACGTGAACTCCAGTGGCCCGGCTGCGCTGCCGGGCGTAGGGGGCTGGCCCTTCTAGTGGTGCATAGGTTGGGGGTACCCACCACTTGAAGGTAAAAGCAACGTTGCAGAGACTATGCCTTCAAGTTTCGAAGTCAATAGGGCGTGATGAATTTGTTTCTCGGAGGGCCTGCGGGACATTCGTTCAAGTTTTGAACTGATGGAGTGTCGGATACTCCGGGCGATCGGCAAAGGGGCCGAGTGCCGCCGTCCCAGCGGCCGACGCCGGGCCGCGGCCGCCGCGCGCACCGCCCGCGCGAGCGCGCTCAGTGCAGCCGCTGACTGATCACCTTCGATACGCCGTCGCCTTGCATGGATACCCCGTAGAGCGCGTCCGCGACCTCCATCGTCCGCTTCTGATGCGTGATCACAATCAGCTGGGAACTCTCCTGGAGTTCCTCCATGATCCGGATCAGCCGCTGCAGATTGGTGTCGTCCAGCGCGGCCTCCACCTCGTCCATCACATAGAACGGACTGGGCCGCGCCTTGAAGATCGACACCAGCAGCGCCACCGCGGTCAGCGACCGCTCACCGCCCGACAGCAGCGACAGCCGCTTGACCTTCTTCCCGGGCGGCCGGGCCTCCACATCCACCCCCGTCGACAGCATGTCGTCCGGATCGGTGAGCACCAGCCGCCCCTCCCCGCCCGGGAAGAGCCGCGCGAAGACGCCCTCGAACTCCCGCGCGGTGTCGCGGTACGCCTCGGTGAAGACCTGCTCCACCCGCTCGTCGACCTCCTTGACCACCTGCATCAGATCGGCCCGGGTCTTCTTCAAGTCTTCAAGCTGTTCGCTCAGGAACTTGTGCCGCTCCTCCAGCGCCGCGAACTCCTCCAGCGCCAGCGGGTTCACCTTCCCGAGCTGCTGATACGCCCGCTCGGCGGCCTTGAGGCGCTTCTCCTGCTCGGCCCGCGCATAGGGCACCGGCTGGTTGCGGGGATGCTCCGGATCGTCCGGGAGCACCTCGCCCTCGGCGGGCGGCGACGGCGGTACCGGCTGCTCGGGACCGTACTCGGACATCAGCCCGGCCGGCTCCACCCCCAGCTCCTCCAGCGCCTTGGTCTCCAGCTGCTCGATCCGCAGCCGCTTCTCCGCGCCCAGCACCTCACCGCGGTGCATCGAGTCGGTCAGCTTGTCCAGCTCGGACTTCAGCTCCCGGCCCTGGTTGCGCTCGGCCACCAGCGCCTGCTCCCGCCCGGCCTTGGCCCGTTCCGCTGCGCCCCGCTCCTCCTCGGCCCGTACGGCCGACACCTCGACATGTGCCAGCAGCTGCCGGGCACCCGCGGCGACCGCCCCGGCCACCGCCGCCTCGTGCCGCAGCCGGGCGCGCCGCCGCTCGGCCCGCGCCCGCGCCTCGCGCTCGGCCCGCGCGCCCCGGTCCAGGGCGTCCGCCCGCCCGGCGAGCGCCTTCACCCGCTCCTCGTGCGTACGCGCCTGGAGCCGCGCCTCCATCTCGGTCTGCCGCGCATTGGCACCGTCGGCCGCCAGCCGGTCCCGTACGGAGGTGTCCGGCTCCTCTTCGCCGACGCCCGGGTCCTCCTCGGCCACCGCGAGCCGCTCGGCCAGCTCCTCGGCCTCCTCGGTGGCCCGCAGCAACGCCTCCTCGGCCTTGGCCGCCGCCGCGTCACAGCGCTCGGCCTCGCCCGCGGCCGCCCGCGCCTGCCCGCCGAGCCGGCCCAGGTCCCCGGCGACCTTCGACTTCTCCCGGTCCGCCGTCCGCCGCCGCTCGGCCAACTCCTCGACCAGCGCGGCTCCCGCGGTACGGCGTTCCGACGCGGCCCGCTGCGCCTCGGCCAGCTCCGCACAGCGCGCGCCCAGTTCCTCCAGCTCGGCCGCCGCCTCGTCGACGGACGCCTGCACCTCCAGCAGGCTCGGCGCACCGGCGGAACCCCCCTGGGCGAAATGCGCCCCGAGCAGATCGCCCTCACCGGTCACGGCCATCAGCTCCGGCCGCGCGGCCACCAGCTCCTCGGCCTCCTCCAGCGTCCCGACCACCACGACATCCCGCAGCAACCGGGCCACGGCGGCGGTCAGTTCCCCGGGCCCCCGGACCAGTTCCGCGGCCGGTACGGGAGCGGAGCGGGGCCCGGGGACACGGTGCACGGCCGGCTCGGGCGCACCCGGCGCCCCGGCCACCTCCGCCGCCTCCGTACGGACGCCCACCACGGCGCCCTCGGCCGCTCCGGTGACACCGCTTCCCCGATCGGCGTTTCCCGGATCGGCCTCACGCATCGCATCGGGCCCACGCATCGCGTCAACGCCACGAGTCACCTCGGGCCCACGGACCACATCAGCCGCATGCATCGCATGAGCCGCATCGCCACCATGAGCCCCGGCAGTCGTGGCAGTCCCCCCAGCCCCGCCTCCCCCACCCTCCGTCGCCTCCACCGCCCGTGCGGGCGCCGGCACCGTCCCCGTCCTGCTCCGGCCCCCGGCTCCCCCCAGCACCATCGCCGCCCGCCCCGCGTCCTGTGCGCGCAGCAGCCGGATGGCCTCGGCGGCGGTGGCCGGGCCGGTGACGGCGACGGCGTCCGCGGCCGCGCCGAGCGCCGCCGCCACCGGGATCTCGAATCCGGGGGTGACGGTCAGCAGTTCCGCGGCCGGCCCGAGCAGTCCGGTGAGCCGGTCCGCGGCGGCCAGCAGCGCTCCGGTGCCGTCCTTGCGGCGCAGTCCGAGCGCCAGTGCGTCATGCCGGGCGGCGGTGGCGGCCCGCTCGCGCTCGGCCGCGGTCAGCGCCTCGCGCGCGGCGGTCAGCGCGGTCTCGGTGTCGGCCAGCTCCCGGCGGGCCGCCTCGTGCCGCTCGGCGATCTCCTCGTCGCCCGCGTCCAGCCCGTCGACCTCGGCCCGGAGCTGCTCGTACTCCTGCTGGGCGGTGTCCGCCCGGCGCCGGGCGGCGTCCCGGGCCTCGGCGAGCCGGCCGATCTCCGCCTGCGCCGAGGCGGCCCGGCCCCGGGCGGCGGTGACCTGCCCGCTCAGCCGGGCCAGGCCCTCCCGGCGGTCGGCGATGGCGCGGGCCACGTCCCGCAGCCGCCGCTCCTCGTCCGCCAACTGCCGCTCCAGCCCGGCACGGTGTTCGACGGTGTCCTCCAGCGCCCGGCTCGCCGCCTCCAGCGCGGCCGTCAACTCCGCCTCCTGCTCGCGGATCCGGGCGGCCTCCCGCTCCATGTCCTCGGGGTCGCGACCGTGCCGCTCCTCCGGCGGGGCCGCCGTGGCGCTCTTGACCCGCGCCTCGGCCAGCGAGATCGTGCCGCGCACCCGCTCCGCGAGCTGCGACAGCTCGTACCAGGTCTGCTGCGCGCGCTGCAGCCGCGGCGTGAGCGTACGGACCTCCTCCTCCAGCGCCGCCTCCCGCTGCTGCGCGGTGCGCAGCCGGTCCTCGGCGGCCTGCTTGCGTTCCTTGAGCGCCGCCTCGTCCGCGATCTCGGCGCGCAGCGCCCGGCGCAGGGTGACGAGGTCGTCGGCGAGCAGCCGCAGCCGGGCGTCGCGCAGATCCGCCTGGATGACGGCGGCGCGCCGGGCGACCGCGGCCTGCCGCCCCAGCGGCTTGAGCTGGCGCCGCAGCTCATCGGTCAGATCCTGGACCCGGGCGAGATTGGCCTTCATCGCCTCCAGCTTCCGCAGCGCCTTCTCTTTGCGCTTGCGGTGCTTGAGGACGCCGGCCGCTTCCTCGATGAAGGCCCGGCGCCCCATCGGGTCGGCATGCAGTACGGAGTCCAGCTGGCCCTGCCCGACGATGACATGCATCTCCCGGCCGATACCGGAATCGGAGAGCAATTCCTGGATATCCAGCAGCCGGCAGGTGTCCCCGTTGATCTGGTACTCGCTGCCGCCATTGCGGAACATGATCCGGGTGAGGGTGACTTCGGCGTACTCGATCGGCAGTGCACCGTCGGAATTGTCAATGGTGAGCGAGACCTCGGCACGGCCGAGCGGCAGCCGCCCGGTCGTCCCGGCGAAGATGACGTCCTCCATCTTCCCGCCGCGCAGCGACTTCGCTCCTTGTTCGCCCATGACCCAGGACAGCGCGTCCACGACATTGGACTTGCCGGAGCCGTTGGGGCCCACGACGCAGGTGATGCCCGGCTCGAAGCGCAGTGTCGTGGCGGAGGCGAAGGACTTGAAACCTCGCAGGGTCAGACTCTTGAGATGCACGCCGTGGGACTCTACCGGCCGCTCCCCGGCGGGTGACTTCCAACATTCCGGGGCGCTCCCCGGCCCGCTACGGCCCCCGGGTATACCGCGCCGTTCATTTTCGGTTTCACTGCCGAAAGCGCAGGGCACATCATGCGGTAAGGGAGGGGCGGCCACGGCTGAAGTGACCAGGTGGTCCGCGGGAAAAGCCGCAGGAAGAAAAGCCGGAAACGACGAAGGGACGCCGAAGCGTCCCTTGCAGATCTTGAAGAGAGCGGTGCCTCAAGCGGCTGGCGAGCAGCCCTACCGGCCCTGAGGTCGGGGTCAGGTGAGCGCGGGCTCCGCCTGGGGTACGTCGATGTCGAGCATCGAGTCGTCGCGACGTGCGGCAGCGGACAGCATGTCGTTTTCGGCCTGCATCCGAATAAGTTCGGATTCAAGGTCTTGGACGCGCTGCTGAAGCCGTCGCATCTCGGAGAGGACTCGGGGGTCGGAGCCGCCGACGTAACCGAGAAGCGCCTTTGCCATGATGGATGGTCCTCCACAATGAGTGACCGACCGAAGCGGTGTGGGTCGTGAGGGATTC contains these protein-coding regions:
- a CDS encoding sugar porter family MFS transporter: MTSTAQPTVPEGRKAHPDHLGHVIFITAAAAMGGFLFGYDSSVINGAVEAIRSRYDVGSAVLAQVIAVALIGCAIGAATAGRIADRIGRIRVMQIASVLFTISAVGSALPFSLWDLAFWRIIGGFAIGMASVIGPAYIAEVSPSAYRGRLGSFQQAAIVVGIAVSQLVNWGILNLADGNQRGTLAGLEAWQWMLGVMVVPAVLYGLLSFAIPESPRYLISAGKVTRAKEVLAEVEGKSVNLDTRVAEIQDAMRREHKSSFKDLLGGKMGFLPIVWVGIGLSVFQQLVGINVAFYYSSALWQSVGIDPSASFFYSFTTSIINIIGTVIAMVFVDRIGRRPLALIGSAGMAIALALEAWAFAAKTAAGTLPPTEGTVALIAAHVFVLFFALSWGVVVWVFLGEMFPNKIRAAALGVAASAQWIANWAITASFPSLSDWNLSGTYVIYAVFALLSIPFVLKFVKETKGKALEEMG
- a CDS encoding AAA family ATPase — protein: MHLKSLTLRGFKSFASATTLRFEPGITCVVGPNGSGKSNVVDALSWVMGEQGAKSLRGGKMEDVIFAGTTGRLPLGRAEVSLTIDNSDGALPIEYAEVTLTRIMFRNGGSEYQINGDTCRLLDIQELLSDSGIGREMHVIVGQGQLDSVLHADPMGRRAFIEEAAGVLKHRKRKEKALRKLEAMKANLARVQDLTDELRRQLKPLGRQAAVARRAAVIQADLRDARLRLLADDLVTLRRALRAEIADEAALKERKQAAEDRLRTAQQREAALEEEVRTLTPRLQRAQQTWYELSQLAERVRGTISLAEARVKSATAAPPEERHGRDPEDMEREAARIREQEAELTAALEAASRALEDTVEHRAGLERQLADEERRLRDVARAIADRREGLARLSGQVTAARGRAASAQAEIGRLAEARDAARRRADTAQQEYEQLRAEVDGLDAGDEEIAERHEAARRELADTETALTAAREALTAAERERAATAARHDALALGLRRKDGTGALLAAADRLTGLLGPAAELLTVTPGFEIPVAAALGAAADAVAVTGPATAAEAIRLLRAQDAGRAAMVLGGAGGRSRTGTVPAPARAVEATEGGGGGAGGTATTAGAHGGDAAHAMHAADVVRGPEVTRGVDAMRGPDAMREADPGNADRGSGVTGAAEGAVVGVRTEAAEVAGAPGAPEPAVHRVPGPRSAPVPAAELVRGPGELTAAVARLLRDVVVVGTLEEAEELVAARPELMAVTGEGDLLGAHFAQGGSAGAPSLLEVQASVDEAAAELEELGARCAELAEAQRAASERRTAGAALVEELAERRRTADREKSKVAGDLGRLGGQARAAAGEAERCDAAAAKAEEALLRATEEAEELAERLAVAEEDPGVGEEEPDTSVRDRLAADGANARQTEMEARLQARTHEERVKALAGRADALDRGARAEREARARAERRRARLRHEAAVAGAVAAGARQLLAHVEVSAVRAEEERGAAERAKAGREQALVAERNQGRELKSELDKLTDSMHRGEVLGAEKRLRIEQLETKALEELGVEPAGLMSEYGPEQPVPPSPPAEGEVLPDDPEHPRNQPVPYARAEQEKRLKAAERAYQQLGKVNPLALEEFAALEERHKFLSEQLEDLKKTRADLMQVVKEVDERVEQVFTEAYRDTAREFEGVFARLFPGGEGRLVLTDPDDMLSTGVDVEARPPGKKVKRLSLLSGGERSLTAVALLVSIFKARPSPFYVMDEVEAALDDTNLQRLIRIMEELQESSQLIVITHQKRTMEVADALYGVSMQGDGVSKVISQRLH